One part of the Aureibacillus halotolerans genome encodes these proteins:
- a CDS encoding ABC transporter ATP-binding protein, translating into MLRRFFSYYQPYKGLFALDFSCAVLAGLLELIFPLAVNYFVDTLLPGQNWSLIAGASIALLAIYMINAGLQYIVTYWGHRLGINIETDMRKSVFAHVQKQSFRFFDNTKTGQLLARMTNDLMDVGELAHHGPEDLFIAIMTLLGAFSVMLFINWKMALIIFAIIPFLIFMGLFFHRRMTTAMHQLFSNIADFNTRIEDNVGGMRVVQAFANEATEQAQFDVNNRNFRKTKLVSYKIMGMNLSISYLLMRVVTLISLVCGAYFVIIEELSSGEFIAFVLLTNVLFRPIEKINAIVESYPKGIAGFKRFCELLDTEPDIKDEPNAVDVGALHGDIRYENVTFGYEDSATILNGIDLSIRAGETVAFVGPSGAGKTTLCSLLPRFYEANEGAIHIDGTPIKHMTLASLRKNIGVVAQDVFLFSGSIRENIAYGKLDASEEEIWEAARHARLEELIQAQPDGLDTIIGERGVKLSGGQKQRLSIARMFLKNPPILILDEATSALDTETEWAIQQSLAELSKGRTTLVIAHRLATIKNADRIVVLTKDGVAEQGSHEELIEQKGLYSRLHSAQFGVIQHEALAGKV; encoded by the coding sequence ATGCTAAGACGATTTTTTTCCTATTATCAACCTTATAAAGGACTATTTGCGCTCGATTTTTCATGTGCGGTGCTCGCTGGTTTGTTAGAGCTCATTTTTCCACTTGCCGTCAATTATTTTGTGGATACGCTGCTTCCGGGGCAGAATTGGTCATTGATTGCCGGTGCAAGCATCGCCTTGCTCGCTATTTACATGATCAATGCCGGTCTGCAATATATCGTCACCTATTGGGGACATCGGTTGGGCATTAACATTGAAACGGACATGCGTAAAAGTGTATTTGCTCATGTTCAAAAGCAGTCCTTCCGTTTTTTCGACAATACGAAAACGGGACAGCTGCTCGCGCGCATGACGAATGATTTGATGGACGTTGGAGAACTTGCCCATCATGGACCAGAAGATTTATTTATTGCTATTATGACATTGCTCGGCGCGTTTAGCGTAATGCTCTTTATCAACTGGAAGATGGCTTTAATTATTTTTGCGATCATTCCATTTCTCATTTTTATGGGGTTGTTTTTCCACAGAAGAATGACAACGGCCATGCATCAGCTCTTTAGCAATATCGCTGATTTTAATACACGAATTGAAGACAATGTTGGTGGGATGCGTGTCGTTCAGGCATTTGCTAATGAAGCAACAGAGCAAGCACAATTTGATGTGAACAACCGCAACTTTAGAAAAACCAAGTTGGTTTCTTATAAGATTATGGGCATGAACCTGTCCATTAGTTACTTGCTTATGCGAGTCGTTACGTTAATTTCATTGGTTTGTGGCGCATATTTCGTCATAATTGAAGAATTATCAAGTGGAGAATTTATTGCCTTTGTCCTGTTGACGAATGTCCTTTTCCGACCAATTGAAAAAATCAATGCGATTGTTGAAAGCTATCCAAAAGGCATTGCTGGTTTCAAACGCTTCTGTGAATTGTTGGACACAGAGCCGGACATTAAAGATGAACCGAATGCTGTGGACGTAGGCGCGCTTCATGGCGATATTCGTTATGAAAACGTCACGTTCGGGTATGAAGACTCAGCTACCATTTTGAATGGGATCGATCTCTCAATCCGCGCAGGAGAAACGGTGGCTTTTGTTGGCCCATCGGGGGCAGGGAAAACGACGTTGTGTAGCCTGCTGCCTCGATTTTATGAAGCGAATGAAGGGGCCATCCACATTGATGGAACGCCGATTAAACATATGACTTTAGCTTCGCTACGCAAAAATATTGGTGTCGTCGCACAGGACGTGTTCCTCTTTTCAGGAAGCATTCGAGAGAATATAGCTTATGGCAAGCTTGATGCTTCGGAGGAAGAAATCTGGGAGGCGGCTCGACATGCCCGATTGGAAGAGCTCATTCAGGCACAGCCCGATGGTCTAGACACCATTATCGGAGAGCGTGGCGTCAAGCTATCTGGAGGTCAAAAACAGCGTCTTTCCATTGCACGGATGTTTTTGAAAAACCCGCCCATCCTTATTTTGGATGAAGCGACCTCAGCACTCGATACAGAGACAGAATGGGCCATCCAACAGTCGTTGGCAGAGCTTTCAAAAGGACGAACGACTCTCGTCATCGCTCATAGGCTTGCAACGATTAAAAATGCCGACCGCATTGTCGTTCTAACAAAAGATGGGGTCGCCGAACAAGGCTCACATGAAGAGTTGATCGAACAAAAAGGGTTGTACAGCCGATTGCATTCTGCCCAGTTTGGGGTTATTCAGCACGAAGCGCTTGCTGGCAAGGTATAA
- a CDS encoding D-alanyl-D-alanine carboxypeptidase family protein — protein sequence MKRSTFPHQTNDTTIVAKSALVIDEKSGQVLYEKKSQMRVFPASATKVLTGLAATSLCKLNEKITVGEEVLAETKGESLAGLTPGDTYLFAELLAALMIPSGNDAARALAMHVARRDLRKDISYDAGIRYFTWAMNEAASRAGAVSSQFVNPHGLHDTRHFTTAQDMMQITKEARKNLVLCNVVRRPVWTSPRLHFVNRNELIHPESPFFYQGAEGFKTGYTKKAGRCLISAASRNNEQILAAAFGSKDHHIWSDAHTLLNMGFKRTSAKAV from the coding sequence ATGAAACGATCGACTTTTCCACACCAGACCAATGACACGACCATTGTCGCAAAGAGTGCTCTCGTAATAGACGAAAAAAGCGGACAAGTGCTCTACGAAAAAAAGAGTCAGATGCGTGTATTCCCGGCCAGCGCGACAAAGGTACTAACAGGACTTGCTGCCACGTCCCTTTGTAAATTAAACGAAAAAATCACCGTCGGGGAAGAGGTGCTTGCGGAAACGAAAGGAGAAAGTCTTGCAGGGCTCACCCCTGGAGATACCTATTTGTTTGCTGAGCTGCTCGCTGCGTTGATGATCCCTTCTGGAAACGATGCTGCTAGAGCGTTAGCAATGCATGTCGCACGTCGAGATCTACGCAAAGACATATCGTATGATGCAGGGATTCGTTATTTTACATGGGCAATGAACGAAGCTGCTTCAAGAGCGGGCGCGGTGTCCTCCCAATTCGTCAACCCACATGGACTGCACGATACCAGGCACTTTACGACCGCGCAGGACATGATGCAAATTACAAAGGAAGCACGAAAAAACCTTGTGCTATGCAATGTGGTACGTCGACCAGTGTGGACGTCTCCTCGTCTCCATTTCGTCAATCGAAATGAACTGATTCATCCGGAAAGCCCCTTTTTCTATCAAGGGGCAGAAGGATTTAAAACGGGCTATACAAAAAAAGCGGGTCGCTGCTTGATAAGTGCAGCGAGTCGAAACAATGAACAAATTCTGGCCGCGGCTTTCGGATCAAAGGACCATCACATTTGGTCAGATGCACATACACTTTTAAATATGGGATTTAAACGGACGAGCGCAAAAGCCGTTTAG
- a CDS encoding ABC transporter permease: MSKFWTIVGHTFTKHAMTKSYIITTLITILLVLAVMNIDSFISLFDDEADSEEVTIAVATDSDRLFGDVQNALKDVENSIILEHVNTSDDTLQAAIKDGTYAGALRLYYEGDEPAATYYQEQNTSNETTTSIKDAVQQVKEAGALEQVGLTAEDLMAIEQPVMFDVIALNESSQTDQERTQATSLVYILLFIIYFTVIMYGNMIAMEVATEKSSRVMEILISSVSPVTQMFAKIVGVALLGLFQFALIGLVSGGSMLFRNDSGESQGMLADLGLAHPPVDTLLYLLLFFLLGYLFYATLAAMLGCLVARLEEVSQAVGPINYLLIIAFIIAVFGLQNPESSLVVWGSFIPPLAPILMFLRTGLVEVPLWEISLSVGLLVASIIVLALFGAKVYRGGVMMYGSRNGALKDIRRALRMGKQ, from the coding sequence ATGAGTAAGTTTTGGACCATTGTTGGTCATACATTCACTAAGCACGCTATGACAAAGTCGTATATTATCACAACACTTATTACGATTTTATTGGTTCTGGCTGTGATGAACATTGACTCTTTCATTTCTTTGTTTGACGATGAGGCCGACTCTGAAGAAGTGACTATTGCAGTGGCCACCGACTCAGACCGCCTTTTTGGGGATGTGCAAAATGCTCTGAAGGACGTGGAGAACTCCATTATCCTTGAACACGTGAACACGTCCGATGATACGCTTCAAGCGGCAATTAAGGATGGGACATATGCAGGCGCACTCCGTCTATATTATGAAGGTGACGAGCCAGCCGCAACGTATTATCAGGAGCAGAACACATCAAATGAGACAACAACAAGCATTAAAGACGCTGTCCAACAGGTAAAAGAGGCTGGAGCTCTGGAGCAAGTGGGCTTAACTGCTGAAGATCTGATGGCGATTGAGCAACCAGTGATGTTTGATGTTATTGCTTTAAATGAAAGCAGCCAAACAGACCAAGAACGTACACAAGCCACATCGCTCGTCTACATTTTGCTATTTATTATCTATTTTACGGTGATTATGTACGGCAATATGATAGCGATGGAAGTTGCGACAGAGAAGTCGTCTCGAGTGATGGAAATCCTGATTTCGAGTGTGTCGCCAGTGACGCAAATGTTTGCAAAAATTGTGGGCGTCGCATTGCTTGGGTTGTTTCAGTTTGCATTGATCGGGCTTGTCTCAGGTGGGAGCATGCTGTTTAGAAACGATTCCGGCGAGTCCCAAGGAATGCTTGCGGATCTCGGACTTGCTCATCCACCGGTGGACACGCTGTTGTATTTGTTGCTGTTCTTTCTACTCGGGTATTTGTTTTACGCAACACTTGCAGCGATGCTAGGCTGCCTTGTTGCGCGGTTGGAAGAGGTTTCCCAAGCCGTTGGCCCAATCAATTATCTGTTGATCATTGCCTTTATCATTGCGGTGTTTGGCCTGCAAAACCCTGAATCCTCGCTTGTTGTTTGGGGGTCGTTCATTCCGCCGCTTGCACCGATTTTAATGTTTTTACGTACAGGCCTTGTGGAGGTGCCTTTGTGGGAAATTAGCCTCTCGGTTGGACTTCTCGTGGCTTCAATCATTGTGCTGGCATTGTTTGGGGCAAAGGTGTATCGTGGTGGCGTTATGATGTACGGTAGCCGAAACGGAGCTTTAAAAGATATTCGCAGGGCATTACGAATGGGTAAACAATAG
- a CDS encoding ABC transporter ATP-binding protein — MTLEIADVTKSFGSHTAVDHLSLTIPKGQIYGVLGANGAGKTTTFRMIIGLMKPTSGKITYDGIQLNERSSERVGYLPEERGLYPKLTVEQQLVYLGRLRGMRKAAVLEEMNQWLDRFGIGHYAKKKVEELSKGNQQKIQFIASVLHRLELVILDEPFSGLDPVNVEMLKKAVLDVKNQGTTLLFSSHRMEHVEELCEHICIMHQGRAVASGGIKEIKSQHPKKYVRIDAPYALDFLEQMEGVEEVDIHPNGTRVRIAQENVAHDIFQCLSDRGFVRKFELEEPTLNDIFIEKVGAVNE; from the coding sequence ATGACGTTAGAGATTGCTGATGTGACAAAGTCATTTGGGTCACATACAGCTGTAGACCACCTTAGCCTCACTATACCTAAAGGTCAAATATACGGCGTTCTAGGCGCGAATGGTGCAGGAAAGACAACAACATTTCGAATGATCATAGGGCTTATGAAGCCGACGTCGGGAAAGATTACGTATGACGGAATTCAATTAAATGAACGTTCGAGCGAACGAGTAGGGTATTTGCCAGAAGAGCGTGGGCTTTACCCAAAGCTTACTGTTGAGCAGCAACTTGTCTATCTCGGGCGTTTACGTGGCATGCGTAAGGCAGCTGTTCTAGAGGAAATGAATCAATGGCTAGACCGCTTTGGTATAGGCCATTATGCGAAGAAAAAGGTCGAGGAACTATCCAAGGGAAACCAGCAGAAAATCCAGTTCATCGCTTCTGTTTTGCATCGACTAGAGCTCGTCATTCTTGATGAACCGTTTAGTGGTCTAGACCCTGTGAACGTCGAGATGCTTAAAAAAGCAGTGCTTGATGTGAAAAACCAAGGGACAACGCTTTTGTTTTCGAGTCATCGGATGGAGCATGTTGAAGAGCTTTGTGAACATATTTGCATTATGCACCAGGGGCGAGCGGTTGCGTCTGGGGGCATTAAAGAGATTAAATCACAGCATCCAAAAAAATATGTCAGAATTGATGCCCCATACGCTCTCGATTTCCTTGAGCAAATGGAAGGCGTTGAAGAAGTAGATATTCATCCAAACGGGACAAGGGTTCGCATAGCTCAGGAAAATGTCGCCCATGACATTTTTCAGTGTTTGTCCGATCGTGGGTTCGTTCGAAAATTTGAGTTGGAAGAACCAACTCTTAACGACATATTTATTGAGAAGGTAGGTGCTGTGAATGAGTAA
- a CDS encoding GNAT family N-acetyltransferase, translating into MDDIAVRPLQTVDIPLMSKWLQNEELLEFYEGRDRPHDESMVKHRFFRNEAHVERLIIVYRYRPIGYCQVYEIDQETQACYGYNDEVATFGMDQFIGDPSYWNRGIGQEFNAFMIERMAQHVARSRFVVDPREKNERAIACYTKCGFEKTRHLPQHELHEGIWENCWLMVREIMPVPKEAACE; encoded by the coding sequence GTGGATGATATAGCAGTTCGACCTCTTCAAACAGTGGATATCCCATTGATGTCAAAGTGGCTTCAGAACGAAGAATTATTGGAATTTTATGAAGGTCGTGACCGTCCTCATGATGAGTCAATGGTGAAACACCGGTTTTTTAGAAACGAAGCCCACGTCGAACGATTGATTATTGTGTATCGATATCGGCCGATCGGCTACTGTCAGGTATACGAAATTGATCAAGAAACGCAAGCGTGTTATGGCTATAATGATGAAGTGGCGACGTTCGGCATGGATCAATTTATTGGCGATCCATCCTATTGGAATCGAGGAATCGGACAAGAATTTAATGCCTTTATGATTGAACGCATGGCTCAACATGTCGCACGAAGTCGCTTTGTCGTTGATCCGCGAGAAAAAAATGAACGTGCGATCGCCTGTTACACGAAATGTGGATTTGAAAAAACACGACACCTCCCTCAGCATGAGCTGCACGAGGGAATTTGGGAGAATTGTTGGCTTATGGTGAGAGAAATTATGCCAGTACCTAAAGAAGCAGCCTGTGAGTGA
- the thiD gene encoding bifunctional hydroxymethylpyrimidine kinase/phosphomethylpyrimidine kinase, translating into MTIPIALTIAGTDPSGGAGIQADLKTFHELRVFGTSAITAVVSQNTCGVRSFVDIDPALIEDQLQAVFEDVPPNAVKTGMLSIVPAIEITAKILKQHGVSRYVMDPVMVAKSGHSLLSKEAVQSLITMLLPLTYVTTPNIPEAEIMSNMRISSLDDMKKAARYLVDDCGAFACLLKGGHMSDENAVDVLYSEGGFETFSSPRIATKHTHGTGCTLSAAITAELAKGKSVQSSVETAKAYISAAIEDSLQIGHGNGPTNHWAFNDRLSNRA; encoded by the coding sequence ATGACGATACCTATTGCATTGACGATTGCTGGCACGGACCCATCAGGAGGTGCTGGCATTCAAGCAGATTTAAAAACATTCCATGAGCTGCGTGTGTTTGGTACAAGTGCGATTACGGCAGTTGTCAGCCAAAACACTTGTGGCGTAAGATCCTTTGTCGATATTGATCCAGCACTTATAGAGGATCAGCTTCAAGCCGTCTTTGAAGATGTACCGCCAAACGCTGTCAAAACAGGCATGTTGTCCATTGTACCTGCCATTGAAATCACTGCAAAAATACTAAAACAACATGGCGTTTCCCGTTATGTCATGGATCCCGTAATGGTCGCCAAAAGTGGGCATTCTCTTCTCTCAAAGGAAGCTGTTCAAAGCTTAATTACGATGCTCTTGCCACTAACCTATGTGACAACACCAAATATCCCTGAGGCAGAGATTATGTCAAATATGCGTATTTCTTCTTTAGATGATATGAAAAAAGCTGCCCGTTACCTTGTTGATGATTGTGGAGCCTTTGCTTGCCTGTTAAAAGGGGGGCATATGTCTGATGAAAATGCAGTTGATGTACTCTACAGCGAAGGTGGGTTTGAAACGTTTTCAAGCCCACGTATTGCGACAAAGCACACGCACGGAACAGGTTGTACGCTATCGGCAGCAATCACAGCAGAATTAGCGAAAGGAAAATCGGTGCAGTCCTCTGTGGAGACTGCCAAAGCCTATATCTCAGCTGCCATTGAGGATAGCCTTCAGATTGGTCATGGAAATGGTCCAACCAATCACTGGGCGTTCAATGATCGTCTATCGAACCGTGCATAG
- a CDS encoding GNAT family N-acetyltransferase, translated as MEIPTFETERLLIRPLKESDANAMYQILSNYDVTKMYGMERVTTFEEAVHLIRSLEDSFYYGWGIRWAIVKKANAVFIGTGGFHEWSSRNSRVEMGYELSPAFWGAGYAKEALSAMISWGFEHGSLLRIGATVMPENKASLRLLNKLSFQQEGTLREYILQDGVLRDVIMHSLLKKDWRGV; from the coding sequence ATGGAAATACCGACGTTTGAGACAGAGAGATTGCTGATCCGTCCCTTAAAAGAAAGCGACGCAAACGCAATGTACCAAATTCTAAGCAACTATGACGTCACAAAGATGTATGGAATGGAACGTGTAACGACATTCGAAGAAGCTGTCCATCTTATACGCTCATTAGAGGACAGCTTTTATTATGGTTGGGGAATACGGTGGGCCATCGTCAAAAAGGCCAACGCTGTTTTTATCGGCACCGGGGGATTTCATGAATGGTCGTCCAGAAACAGCCGCGTTGAAATGGGGTATGAACTTAGCCCAGCTTTTTGGGGAGCCGGCTACGCTAAAGAAGCATTATCGGCCATGATCTCCTGGGGATTTGAGCATGGCTCATTGCTTCGTATCGGAGCAACAGTGATGCCGGAAAACAAGGCCTCGCTACGGTTGCTTAACAAGCTAAGCTTTCAACAAGAGGGCACTCTACGAGAATACATCTTACAAGACGGCGTGTTACGTGATGTCATTATGCACAGTCTACTAAAAAAGGATTGGCGGGGTGTATGA
- a CDS encoding sensor histidine kinase produces the protein MKLSIGHPLQYQLLIIIGISAVMSVMTTIGLYFFAVITYSVGILPSFIEGLIMSITELMLIIGAGILTLLLFSIYILLLTRRWFRGLERAISGVEQIARGDFSVQLKTSKNEELSRMQSSINAISGRLEKAIEEERTAVQSKNELVSNVSHDLRTPLTSIIGYLRVIDENRYKDEVELRYYTDIAYQKAHRLNRMVNDLFEFTRVSFGGLRVHKRPLDLGALLGQIGSEYEASLKERGVSVNLQLPEKPIYISADGDTLVRVFENLLSNASKYGSDGKRIDLVLSEESKMAEVAVVNYGEPIPENDLPHLFDRFYRVDKSRTTSNEGSGLGLAISKSILDLHNGHIHVTSTKERTAFIVRLPQLPRSGPIKSS, from the coding sequence TTGAAGCTTAGCATTGGACATCCGTTGCAATATCAACTTCTAATTATTATCGGCATTTCGGCCGTTATGTCTGTGATGACGACAATTGGTTTATATTTCTTTGCTGTAATCACTTATTCTGTGGGCATCCTGCCATCCTTTATTGAAGGGCTGATAATGTCAATTACCGAGCTTATGCTCATCATTGGGGCAGGAATATTGACGTTGCTGCTGTTTTCAATTTACATCCTTCTCCTTACGAGACGGTGGTTTCGAGGTCTTGAAAGGGCGATTTCTGGGGTTGAGCAAATTGCGAGAGGTGATTTTTCTGTTCAGCTGAAAACTTCAAAAAATGAAGAGCTGAGCAGAATGCAGTCCTCGATCAACGCCATTTCGGGGCGGTTGGAAAAAGCCATCGAAGAGGAAAGGACGGCTGTGCAGTCTAAAAATGAGCTTGTTTCAAATGTTTCCCATGACCTTAGGACACCACTAACGTCTATCATCGGATATCTTCGTGTTATTGATGAAAACCGCTATAAGGATGAGGTTGAGCTTCGCTACTATACGGACATCGCTTATCAAAAAGCCCATCGATTAAATCGAATGGTCAATGATTTGTTTGAATTTACACGTGTCAGTTTTGGTGGTCTCCGTGTTCATAAACGTCCGCTAGATCTTGGTGCGTTACTCGGGCAAATTGGCTCCGAATATGAAGCTTCATTAAAGGAACGAGGAGTGTCTGTCAATTTACAGCTTCCAGAAAAGCCGATCTATATTTCTGCAGATGGGGATACGCTCGTACGCGTGTTCGAAAACCTTCTTAGCAATGCTTCAAAGTACGGTTCAGATGGGAAACGTATTGATTTAGTGCTTTCAGAAGAGTCTAAAATGGCAGAAGTCGCTGTCGTCAATTATGGTGAACCTATTCCTGAAAATGATCTTCCACATTTGTTTGACCGTTTTTATCGTGTAGATAAATCACGTACAACGTCCAATGAAGGCTCTGGTCTTGGTTTGGCGATTTCAAAAAGCATATTGGATTTGCACAATGGGCACATCCATGTGACGAGCACGAAGGAGCGAACCGCATTCATTGTGCGCTTGCCACAGCTCCCTCGTAGTGGTCCGATTAAATCGTCATAA
- a CDS encoding response regulator transcription factor: MRHLLIVDDDPDIVNLIAIYLQNEGYEVSKAYNGEEALALLNEVNIDLIVLDVMMPKLDGIEVTRRVREKQDLPILMVSAKAEDMDKIMGLMTGADDYMIKPFNPLELVARVKSLLRRSYTFKTSAAPIEEKKEDEIQCGSILIHKARHQVTVEGEVIPLTAKEFDILHLMATNAGRVYSAEDLFEYVWKETYFSSNNTVMVHISNLRDKLERKLGYKIIHTIWGVGYKFEA, encoded by the coding sequence ATGAGGCATTTGCTCATTGTTGATGATGATCCTGATATTGTTAATTTAATCGCAATCTATTTACAAAATGAAGGATATGAAGTGAGCAAGGCATACAACGGAGAGGAAGCACTCGCCCTTCTTAATGAGGTGAACATTGATCTGATTGTACTTGATGTAATGATGCCAAAGCTTGATGGAATAGAAGTGACCCGCCGTGTTCGCGAAAAACAAGACTTACCGATTCTAATGGTGAGCGCGAAAGCAGAGGATATGGACAAAATTATGGGCTTGATGACGGGCGCAGATGATTATATGATCAAGCCTTTTAATCCTTTGGAGCTCGTGGCACGTGTGAAATCGTTGCTTCGTCGATCATACACATTCAAGACATCGGCAGCACCGATAGAGGAAAAGAAAGAGGATGAAATCCAATGTGGGTCAATCCTTATTCATAAGGCTCGCCATCAAGTGACTGTGGAAGGAGAAGTGATCCCGTTGACCGCAAAAGAATTTGATATTTTGCATTTAATGGCGACGAATGCTGGGCGCGTGTACTCGGCAGAGGATCTTTTCGAGTATGTATGGAAAGAAACCTATTTTTCCTCCAATAACACCGTAATGGTGCACATTAGTAATTTGAGAGACAAACTGGAACGAAAGCTTGGGTATAAAATCATTCATACCATTTGGGGAGTGGGGTATAAGTTTGAAGCTTAG
- a CDS encoding PepSY domain-containing protein produces MNKKISIALAGTLALGGLGFGSHALANEANRTVQLELEDDVTKQEATDAKVSVEQAKAIALKEVDGTVTEIELNKTNGELVYEVEVSVNNNDDEDVYVHAQSGAVVIDGAPGVTKGSLAITAAQAKEAAVNEAGGNVTDVDVEVENDHVYYEVEVQTNNGERTVYVDGTNGSIIANHADDDDDDDRENLNPANANVKISMEQAEKIALQQASGTIVEASLDEDDGRYEYEFEIQTNSGEAEVTIDANSGSVLEVELDD; encoded by the coding sequence ATGAACAAGAAAATCAGTATTGCACTTGCAGGAACATTAGCACTTGGTGGACTTGGATTTGGAAGCCATGCCTTGGCCAATGAAGCCAATCGGACGGTACAGCTTGAATTGGAAGACGATGTGACGAAACAAGAGGCAACAGATGCAAAGGTGTCTGTCGAGCAAGCAAAAGCGATCGCATTAAAAGAGGTAGATGGCACAGTTACTGAAATTGAACTGAATAAAACCAACGGAGAACTTGTTTATGAGGTTGAGGTTTCAGTCAATAACAACGATGACGAAGATGTGTATGTTCATGCGCAAAGCGGAGCAGTCGTCATTGATGGAGCGCCAGGTGTAACAAAGGGGTCTTTGGCTATCACTGCGGCTCAAGCTAAAGAAGCAGCTGTGAATGAGGCTGGTGGAAACGTAACAGATGTAGACGTAGAAGTAGAGAACGACCACGTGTATTACGAGGTTGAGGTGCAAACAAATAATGGTGAGCGCACGGTGTATGTGGATGGCACAAATGGCTCCATTATTGCCAATCATGCAGATGACGATGATGACGACGATCGTGAGAATCTAAATCCAGCGAACGCTAATGTAAAAATAAGCATGGAGCAAGCGGAAAAAATTGCTCTTCAACAAGCGTCGGGCACAATCGTAGAAGCGTCATTGGACGAAGATGATGGACGTTATGAGTATGAATTTGAAATTCAGACAAATTCAGGCGAAGCTGAAGTTACAATTGATGCCAACAGTGGGTCTGTGCTTGAAGTTGAGTTAGACGACTAA
- a CDS encoding PepSY domain-containing protein gives MNKKWIWLTLGVIVLVGGIGIQQLMASRQQTSLSEAEIVASVQSFYTGDIIETERIDDTYVIVLTNDKGTYQIQVNENDGKIKRIKQLATTKGTETEMTQEEAEAKALTEAGSGNVAQAKSLSVEGQEAYEVTVKQENKELVYVISRANGDVIDRKQTQQQENDAAQPTSEEAPATDNEPAPEKEPVSEKEPTPEKEQAPNSGVTTAISKEEAEALALNAAGGGKIESVELDNDEEDGMEYEIEIENGDQEIEVIIQAQSGEVLSVTWDD, from the coding sequence ATGAATAAAAAGTGGATCTGGCTCACGTTAGGCGTTATTGTGCTTGTTGGTGGGATTGGCATTCAGCAACTCATGGCCAGCAGGCAGCAGACATCCTTATCAGAGGCTGAGATTGTCGCAAGTGTGCAATCCTTTTACACAGGTGATATCATCGAGACCGAACGGATTGACGATACCTATGTCATTGTTCTTACAAATGATAAAGGCACCTACCAAATTCAAGTCAACGAAAATGATGGCAAGATCAAACGTATAAAGCAACTGGCAACAACCAAAGGAACGGAAACTGAAATGACCCAAGAAGAAGCAGAAGCAAAGGCTCTTACTGAAGCTGGTAGCGGGAATGTGGCACAAGCCAAATCGTTGTCTGTGGAAGGACAAGAGGCCTATGAAGTCACTGTAAAGCAGGAAAATAAAGAATTGGTGTACGTGATTTCACGGGCAAACGGCGATGTGATCGATCGGAAGCAGACTCAGCAGCAAGAGAACGATGCGGCACAGCCAACTTCGGAGGAAGCGCCGGCAACAGATAACGAACCAGCACCGGAAAAAGAACCAGTATCGGAAAAAGAGCCAACTCCAGAGAAAGAGCAAGCACCAAATTCTGGAGTGACGACGGCTATCTCAAAGGAGGAAGCAGAAGCACTAGCACTTAATGCTGCTGGGGGCGGTAAAATCGAAAGCGTCGAGCTTGACAATGATGAAGAAGATGGCATGGAATATGAAATTGAAATAGAAAATGGCGATCAAGAGATTGAAGTAATTATTCAAGCTCAATCTGGAGAAGTGCTTTCCGTTACATGGGACGATTAA